In the Sediminibacter sp. Hel_I_10 genome, one interval contains:
- a CDS encoding RNA polymerase sigma factor produces MIKEPSIDDLLKAPDQAFEVLYNHYKIDFIAFARKFSLKDDVIIDIYQDTFLSFYENLLNGKITEFTSSIKTYIFSIGKFKIYEHHRRSSKLKLIDQPVNPEITVDHLDLENEQLTEQEMLVNRHFKTLGKQCQLILELFYLQGRTLNEIKGVEHYENTDVVKSLKSRCLKKLRQLVNS; encoded by the coding sequence ATGATAAAAGAGCCTTCCATAGACGACTTGCTAAAAGCCCCAGATCAAGCTTTTGAAGTTCTTTATAATCACTATAAGATTGATTTTATAGCATTTGCAAGAAAATTTTCTTTGAAGGATGATGTTATTATAGATATTTATCAAGACACGTTTTTGAGCTTTTATGAAAATTTATTGAATGGAAAGATTACTGAATTTACAAGTAGCATCAAGACCTATATTTTTAGTATCGGTAAATTCAAGATCTATGAGCACCATAGGAGGTCCTCTAAATTAAAGCTTATAGATCAACCCGTAAATCCCGAAATTACAGTAGATCATTTAGATCTAGAGAATGAACAACTAACCGAACAAGAAATGTTGGTAAATAGGCACTTTAAAACGCTTGGAAAACAATGTCAGCTAATTTTAGAACTCTTCTATTTACAAGGAAGAACGCTTAATGAGATTAAAGGAGTTGAACATTATGAAAACACAGATGTGGTCAAAAGCCTGAAATCCAGATGTCTCAAAAAGTTGAGGCAACTGGTAAATTCATAA
- a CDS encoding DUF6252 family protein — MKLFKILFCFAFAVLAVSCSNDDDSNDDQSPITEPFFVKVNGQDFTPLEINATVAGSSILIEAINSQDKDVVIGFSETVEARDVLSAGVFGSNGTAIFMPIYDSDNGGFFATNGTLTIASHNRETNEISGRFNFSGPDPDNSSSTINFTEGEFKVTYVNQ, encoded by the coding sequence ATGAAATTATTTAAAATTCTTTTCTGTTTTGCATTCGCTGTTTTGGCAGTTTCTTGCAGTAATGATGATGATTCCAATGATGATCAAAGTCCAATAACCGAACCTTTTTTTGTTAAAGTAAATGGGCAGGACTTTACTCCTTTAGAAATTAATGCAACTGTAGCTGGTTCATCAATACTTATAGAGGCTATCAATAGCCAAGACAAGGATGTGGTTATTGGATTTTCAGAAACCGTAGAGGCTAGAGATGTATTAAGCGCAGGGGTTTTTGGCTCTAATGGAACAGCTATTTTTATGCCTATATATGATTCAGACAATGGAGGCTTTTTTGCAACTAATGGCACCTTAACCATTGCCTCTCATAATAGAGAAACTAATGAGATATCGGGAAGATTTAATTTTTCGGGTCCAGACCCAGACAATTCGAGTAGCACCATCAA